The following proteins are co-located in the Paraphotobacterium marinum genome:
- a CDS encoding LysR family transcriptional regulator has translation MINEILEQVKFQDLITFRDVVNEGSLTAVGNKRNIAKSIVSTRITRLEKILNIKLFNRETRSILLTREGRHLLHFVESLIHMGNELTREVEKISLDVEGDIKITAPPEYTQYILTRFLPYVRDIFPKLKLIFHSSYDIENMHSGKYDLAFRNRYVVDDRLVAYKVGTYHNKLYASPNLKNVNNINEPENLKSFPLLGLSEGEREILVELFHQSENKLFRARFNEEIILDNLNAIMNLSKANAGICYIPNFVAYESIQDRTLRPILPNWTSKPLTSYMVFHPSVLKVKKVNAVINLAKQYLPTIMKSLVI, from the coding sequence ATGATTAATGAGATATTAGAGCAAGTTAAGTTTCAAGACCTTATTACATTTCGTGATGTGGTTAATGAAGGTAGTTTGACAGCTGTTGGTAATAAGAGAAATATTGCCAAATCAATTGTTAGTACAAGAATTACTCGACTCGAAAAAATATTAAATATTAAATTATTTAATAGAGAGACTCGGAGCATTCTCCTAACAAGAGAAGGCCGACACTTATTACATTTCGTTGAATCACTCATTCATATGGGAAATGAATTGACGCGAGAGGTTGAGAAAATTTCATTAGATGTCGAAGGCGATATTAAAATTACAGCCCCTCCTGAATACACTCAATATATATTAACTCGATTTTTACCTTATGTAAGAGATATTTTTCCAAAACTTAAATTAATATTTCATTCTTCATACGATATTGAAAATATGCATTCAGGAAAATATGATTTAGCTTTTAGAAACCGTTATGTTGTTGATGACAGATTGGTCGCTTATAAAGTTGGGACATATCATAATAAGTTGTATGCAAGTCCAAATCTAAAAAATGTAAATAATATTAATGAGCCTGAAAATCTTAAGAGTTTTCCTTTGTTGGGATTATCTGAAGGTGAAAGAGAAATTTTAGTTGAGCTTTTTCATCAATCTGAAAATAAGTTATTTAGAGCAAGATTTAACGAAGAAATTATTCTTGATAATTTGAATGCAATTATGAACTTAAGTAAAGCCAATGCTGGTATTTGTTATATTCCCAATTTTGTTGCGTATGAAAGTATCCAAGATCGTACACTAAGACCAATTTTACCAAACTGGACATCTAAACCTCTTACATCATATATGGTGTTTCATCCATCAGTATTAAAAGTAAAAAAAGTCAATGCTGTCATAAATCTAGCTAAACAATATCTGCCTACAATTATGAAGAGTTTAGTTATTTAG
- a CDS encoding thiamine pyrophosphate-dependent enzyme yields MEKHSIAAELVYQLAEYGVEQVFGITGDAMNAFTDAIRKDGRIKWHTVRHEESAGFAVAAQAELTQDLAVCVGTIGPGALHLINGVYNATRDRSPVLMITGDVPQPEAKSGYFQEIDQLKVFDDPCVFSAIVQSESQVPRLFQQAIQAAISERGVAHIAIPTDVISKKISKNKPVQIFRQLPSQVRPSDKDIDEINRLIADSQKPSILIGCGARGARDEVHALAEKLKAPVSHSLKGTEVLEYNDPFSIGGIGHVGTPHGMKVVDNCDLLIMLGTDFPYSSFLPKHGNIIQVDICPNRIGHRVHIKKGVVGDVKATLQMLLPLLTEKNDLTHLTTLQKQRDNWLKKTYDAYDLTKNKIIHPQSVVLTISELVSDDAVFVAEVGEVTVWTARYLKMRGEQRLIGSFNHGSLGVGLPAAIGAKSLYPNRQVVALCGDGAFGMLLADLVTASRYGINLIAIIFRNEKFGFVELEMEAAGYPRYATDLVNPEFSVVAEACGCVGLVVKDPSELKPTLEKALKINKPVIVEVFVNPDELIIPPSIDLETAWKFTTGKIKEMVIERKIQNLFKDL; encoded by the coding sequence ATGGAAAAACACAGTATTGCTGCTGAACTTGTTTATCAACTTGCTGAATACGGAGTTGAACAAGTCTTTGGGATTACGGGAGATGCTATGAATGCTTTTACTGATGCTATCAGAAAAGATGGGCGTATAAAATGGCACACTGTAAGACATGAAGAATCTGCAGGTTTTGCTGTAGCTGCTCAAGCAGAGCTTACCCAAGATCTTGCTGTTTGTGTCGGTACTATAGGCCCAGGCGCACTACACTTAATAAATGGAGTTTATAATGCTACAAGAGATCGTTCACCTGTTTTAATGATTACTGGTGATGTGCCTCAACCAGAAGCTAAATCAGGTTATTTTCAAGAGATAGACCAATTGAAAGTTTTTGATGATCCTTGCGTTTTCAGTGCTATTGTTCAATCGGAGTCACAAGTTCCTCGGTTATTCCAACAAGCTATTCAAGCTGCCATCTCTGAAAGAGGGGTTGCTCATATTGCCATTCCTACAGATGTAATTTCTAAAAAGATCTCTAAAAATAAACCTGTTCAAATTTTTCGGCAACTTCCCAGTCAGGTTAGACCCTCAGACAAAGATATTGATGAAATCAATCGACTGATTGCGGATAGTCAGAAACCTTCAATTTTGATAGGCTGTGGTGCCAGAGGAGCTAGAGATGAAGTCCATGCATTAGCTGAGAAATTAAAAGCACCAGTGAGCCATTCATTAAAAGGTACAGAAGTTTTAGAATATAATGATCCATTTTCAATTGGAGGGATTGGGCATGTTGGAACACCTCATGGAATGAAAGTCGTAGATAATTGTGATTTATTAATTATGCTCGGTACTGATTTTCCATATTCTTCGTTCTTACCTAAACATGGGAATATTATTCAAGTTGATATATGTCCCAATAGAATAGGTCATCGAGTTCATATAAAGAAGGGTGTTGTTGGTGATGTCAAAGCAACGTTACAAATGTTGTTACCTTTATTAACAGAAAAAAATGACTTAACACATTTAACGACACTTCAAAAGCAGAGAGATAATTGGTTAAAAAAAACGTACGATGCTTATGATTTAACTAAAAACAAAATTATACATCCTCAATCTGTTGTTTTAACAATAAGTGAGTTGGTTTCGGATGACGCAGTTTTTGTTGCCGAAGTTGGGGAGGTTACTGTTTGGACTGCTCGTTATTTAAAAATGCGAGGCGAACAACGGTTAATTGGTTCTTTTAATCATGGTTCTTTGGGAGTAGGTCTTCCTGCTGCGATAGGTGCAAAATCTCTATATCCGAATAGACAGGTCGTTGCATTGTGCGGTGATGGGGCTTTTGGAATGCTTTTGGCTGATTTGGTTACAGCATCACGTTACGGCATTAACTTGATTGCAATTATTTTCAGAAATGAGAAGTTTGGTTTTGTAGAATTAGAAATGGAAGCAGCAGGTTATCCAAGATATGCTACGGATTTAGTCAACCCTGAGTTTTCTGTTGTTGCAGAAGCTTGTGGTTGTGTCGGTTTAGTGGTGAAGGATCCAAGTGAGCTTAAACCTACATTAGAAAAAGCTTTAAAGATTAATAAGCCAGTTATAGTTGAAGTTTTTGTTAATCCTGATGAGCTGATTATTCCACCATCTATAGATTTAGAGACAGCATGGAAATTCACAACTGGTAAAATAAAAGAAATGGTTATTGAAAGAAAAATACAAAATCTTTTTAAGGATTTATAA
- a CDS encoding DUF3658 domain-containing protein → MNAVEHIDNFIHISTYYPMHQTLLKFFDEDKIVNIDTQFLYTGPNIIPGDKQTYHNFGKWFHSITLSQIEKRDTKKDNEFISYIANKMETLIGHEFLQSMNTKDINILCWVDDQRVADILFKHYLVYFYEINNVYFIDNNYINKYIFQHQGEQVESLFTKPWSYKSIKRVFDNKQKLSKSEYQFLKKSWANILNFNGYIRIYENEVLRNEEENYFDTIILERLKKEAQNQTYRNKHNLKENIPDGYIKLSFLYAIMMSEYQLTDSFVITRLIQLIEQKQIDYMEVNKDNENLSLYHKMLQHYFIKIKP, encoded by the coding sequence ATGAATGCAGTAGAACACATTGATAACTTTATCCATATTTCAACTTATTATCCAATGCATCAAACTTTATTAAAATTTTTTGATGAAGATAAAATTGTTAATATTGATACACAATTTCTTTATACAGGTCCGAATATCATACCAGGTGATAAACAAACATATCATAATTTTGGTAAGTGGTTTCATAGTATCACACTGTCACAAATTGAAAAGAGGGATACTAAAAAAGATAATGAATTTATTTCTTATATAGCAAATAAAATGGAAACCTTAATTGGTCATGAATTTCTTCAATCCATGAATACAAAAGATATTAATATTTTATGTTGGGTAGATGATCAAAGAGTGGCTGATATTCTTTTTAAACATTATCTAGTCTATTTTTATGAAATAAATAATGTTTATTTTATAGATAATAATTATATTAATAAATATATATTTCAACATCAGGGCGAACAAGTTGAAAGTTTATTTACAAAACCTTGGAGTTATAAATCTATTAAGCGTGTTTTCGATAATAAACAAAAATTATCTAAATCAGAGTACCAGTTCTTAAAAAAATCTTGGGCAAATATTTTAAATTTTAACGGTTATATTCGAATTTATGAAAATGAGGTATTGCGTAATGAAGAAGAAAATTATTTTGATACAATCATTCTTGAACGCTTAAAAAAAGAAGCGCAAAACCAAACATACAGAAACAAACATAACTTAAAAGAAAATATACCTGATGGCTATATCAAGTTATCTTTTTTATACGCAATTATGATGTCTGAATATCAACTTACAGATAGTTTTGTTATAACTAGATTAATACAGTTAATTGAACAAAAACAAATAGATTATATGGAAGTAAACAAAGACAATGAAAACTTAAGTTTATACCATAAAATGCTTCAGCACTATTTTATCAAAATTAAACCTTAA